A stretch of the Azorhizobium caulinodans ORS 571 genome encodes the following:
- a CDS encoding glucosamine inositolphosphorylceramide transferase family protein: MIDRFYFQSDQAGPRLRIGLLVDGDHVPAFAAVVIEHIRACDFADIVLVVERKDGQSQLAEKPNWLKRAWRVLRTKARRRTFCYALYTRLEEKLARNPQADPLRMVDVSHELSGIPRLEVEPQASGFVHRFPAETVETVREYKLDVLLRFGFNILKGDILTAARCGIWSYHHGDPEFYRGAPPQFWEMAEGNPRSGAVLQILDEHLDGGTVLEKGIFSNDLSISVRRNRITVFWGSVHFVIARLKVLHEQGIEHLLAQAYPAVPYRGRRVIYRTPSNGEFLRWFLGTLACKLRHKFGPRQVEHWQIAVRRSGTTFAVQPERGSVDLSGFAFVPSPKGLCYADPFVFWHQGQPYVFFECDSYRGQPAIISVAQIGADGIGPVSPCLALPFHLSFPQVFEAEGEIFMMPESLEAGELALYRAVAFPHHWEKDRVLLQGNVVDAALWQQDGHWYLFATVVDLRSRTSSLHLFFSETLHGPWEPHPENPLSYDVRRARGAGALFQRSGKLFRPSQDGSGSYGRALEFNMVDELSAGHYAEHVALVVTPDHVPRQGKAVATGVHTYHEAGGIEVIDAKFRVPARRVL, encoded by the coding sequence GTGATTGATCGCTTCTATTTCCAGTCGGACCAAGCGGGCCCCAGATTGCGGATCGGCCTGCTGGTCGATGGCGATCACGTTCCGGCCTTTGCGGCGGTGGTGATCGAGCACATTCGCGCGTGCGATTTCGCCGACATCGTTCTGGTGGTGGAGCGCAAGGACGGACAAAGCCAGCTTGCGGAAAAGCCCAACTGGCTTAAGCGCGCATGGCGCGTCCTGCGCACCAAGGCGCGCCGGCGCACCTTCTGCTACGCCCTCTATACCAGGCTTGAGGAGAAGCTCGCCCGCAACCCGCAGGCCGATCCTCTGCGCATGGTGGATGTGAGCCATGAACTCTCGGGCATTCCGCGCCTCGAGGTCGAGCCCCAGGCAAGCGGCTTTGTCCATCGCTTTCCCGCCGAGACGGTGGAGACCGTGCGGGAATACAAGCTGGACGTGCTGCTGCGGTTCGGCTTCAACATCCTAAAAGGCGATATTCTCACAGCCGCGCGCTGTGGGATTTGGTCCTACCATCACGGCGATCCGGAATTCTATCGCGGCGCGCCGCCGCAATTCTGGGAGATGGCCGAGGGCAATCCGCGCTCCGGCGCCGTGCTCCAGATCCTCGATGAGCATCTGGACGGCGGGACGGTGCTGGAGAAGGGCATCTTTTCCAACGACCTCTCCATTTCCGTCCGGCGCAACCGGATCACGGTCTTCTGGGGCTCCGTCCACTTCGTCATCGCCCGCCTGAAGGTGCTGCACGAGCAAGGGATCGAGCATCTGCTGGCGCAGGCCTATCCCGCCGTGCCCTATCGCGGGCGGCGGGTCATCTACCGGACCCCATCCAACGGCGAGTTCCTGCGCTGGTTTCTGGGCACGCTCGCCTGCAAGCTGCGCCACAAATTCGGTCCGCGGCAGGTGGAGCACTGGCAGATCGCGGTGCGCCGTTCGGGCACAACCTTCGCCGTGCAGCCCGAGCGCGGCAGTGTGGACCTGTCGGGATTCGCATTCGTGCCGTCGCCCAAGGGCCTGTGCTACGCGGACCCCTTCGTGTTCTGGCACCAGGGGCAGCCTTACGTCTTCTTCGAGTGCGACAGCTATCGCGGCCAGCCGGCCATCATCAGCGTGGCGCAGATCGGTGCAGACGGGATCGGCCCTGTCTCCCCCTGCCTCGCCTTGCCCTTTCACCTGTCGTTTCCTCAGGTCTTCGAGGCCGAGGGCGAGATATTCATGATGCCGGAGAGCCTCGAGGCGGGGGAACTGGCGCTCTACCGGGCCGTGGCGTTTCCGCATCACTGGGAAAAGGACCGGGTGCTGTTGCAGGGCAATGTAGTGGATGCGGCACTTTGGCAGCAGGACGGGCACTGGTACCTGTTCGCCACCGTCGTGGATCTGCGCAGCCGCACCTCCAGCCTGCATCTGTTCTTTTCCGAGACGCTTCACGGCCCGTGGGAGCCGCATCCGGAGAACCCCCTCTCTTATGACGTGCGCCGGGCGCGCGGCGCGGGTGCGCTGTTCCAGCGGTCGGGAAAGCTGTTCCGGCCAAGCCAGGACGGGTCCGGCAGCTACGGGCGGGCGCTGGAGTTCAACATGGTCGATGAACTGTCGGCAGGCCACTATGCGGAACACGTCGCCCTTGTCGTGACGCCGGACCATGTGCCCCGGCAGGGCAAGGCGGTGGCGACCGGGGTCCACACCTATCACGAGGCGGGGGGCATCGAGGTGATCGACGCCAAGTTCCGTGTGCCGGCCCGCCGGGTGCTTTGA
- a CDS encoding ABCB family ABC transporter ATP-binding protein/permease — protein MFKGVSAARGALGKTIAALWPYLWPVGRPDLKRRVMATTVLLFLAKFATMAVPFIFKWATDALAHVPDGQGDPDISWLLAAPVLLTLAYGFSRIVMAGITQLRDGMFAAVALHAVRRLATETFEHMHALSLRFHLERKTGGLTRVLERAREGIETIVRMLVLQLAPTIVEMVLVLAVLLFAFDWRYVVAVSLTVALYTWFTYAASEWRIAIRRDMNESDTEANTKAVDSLLNYETVKYFGAETRERNRYDRSMARYEQATVRTFTSLAWLNAGQAFIFTLGLTAVMVMAAYDVRAGRQSLGAFVMVNAMMIQLYQPLNFLGMIYREIKQAIVDIEAMFAVLARDPEIEDRPDAPALKIAGGTVRFEDVRFAYDPDRDILKGVTFEVPAGRTLAIVGSSGAGKSTISRLLFRFYDVKGGRITIDGQDIRDVSQDSLRAAIGMVPQDTVLFNDTIAYNIRYGRADATEAEVEEAARLAQIDAFIRATPKGYKTEVGERGLKLSGGEKQRVAIARTILKAPPILVLDEATSALDSHTEREIQDALDRVSRGRTTLVIAHRLSTVINADEILVLSQGRVAERGTHPELLAKGGLYAALWQRQREADDARKKLLEAAASPEPEAEPQREEPHLVAHREEEPSSAV, from the coding sequence ATGTTCAAGGGCGTTTCGGCGGCCCGCGGCGCGCTCGGCAAGACCATCGCGGCGCTCTGGCCCTATCTCTGGCCGGTGGGCCGGCCGGACCTGAAGCGCCGGGTGATGGCGACGACCGTCCTGCTGTTCCTCGCCAAGTTTGCCACCATGGCGGTGCCCTTCATCTTCAAATGGGCCACCGACGCGCTGGCCCATGTGCCGGACGGGCAGGGCGACCCCGACATCTCGTGGCTGCTGGCGGCTCCCGTCCTGCTCACGCTCGCCTATGGCTTCAGCCGCATCGTGATGGCGGGCATCACGCAGCTGCGCGACGGCATGTTCGCCGCCGTGGCGCTGCATGCGGTGCGCCGGCTCGCCACCGAGACCTTCGAGCACATGCACGCCCTGTCCCTGCGCTTCCATCTGGAGCGCAAGACCGGCGGCCTTACCCGTGTGCTGGAGCGGGCCCGCGAGGGCATCGAGACCATCGTGCGGATGCTGGTGCTCCAACTCGCGCCGACCATCGTCGAGATGGTGCTGGTGCTTGCGGTTCTGCTGTTCGCCTTCGACTGGCGCTATGTGGTGGCGGTGTCGCTGACGGTCGCGCTCTACACCTGGTTCACCTATGCGGCCAGCGAATGGCGCATCGCCATCCGGCGGGACATGAACGAGAGCGATACCGAGGCCAACACCAAGGCGGTTGACAGCCTGCTCAACTACGAGACGGTGAAGTATTTCGGGGCGGAGACGCGCGAGCGCAACCGCTACGACCGTTCCATGGCGCGCTACGAGCAGGCGACGGTGCGGACCTTCACCTCGCTCGCCTGGCTGAACGCCGGGCAGGCCTTCATCTTCACCCTCGGCCTCACGGCGGTCATGGTCATGGCGGCCTATGACGTGCGCGCCGGCCGCCAGAGCCTGGGCGCCTTCGTCATGGTCAATGCCATGATGATCCAGCTTTACCAGCCCCTGAACTTCCTCGGCATGATCTATCGCGAGATCAAGCAGGCCATCGTGGATATCGAGGCGATGTTCGCGGTGCTGGCCCGCGATCCCGAGATCGAGGATCGGCCGGACGCGCCGGCGCTGAAGATCGCAGGAGGCACCGTCCGCTTCGAGGACGTGCGCTTTGCCTACGACCCCGACCGGGACATCCTCAAGGGCGTTACCTTCGAGGTGCCGGCCGGGCGCACGCTCGCCATTGTCGGTTCGTCCGGCGCGGGCAAGTCCACCATCTCGCGCCTGCTGTTCCGCTTCTATGACGTGAAGGGCGGGCGCATCACCATCGACGGGCAAGACATCCGTGATGTCTCGCAGGACAGCCTGCGGGCCGCCATCGGCATGGTTCCGCAGGATACCGTGCTGTTCAACGACACCATCGCGTACAACATCCGCTATGGCCGGGCCGATGCCACCGAGGCAGAAGTGGAGGAGGCGGCGCGTCTGGCGCAGATCGACGCCTTCATCCGCGCGACGCCGAAGGGCTACAAGACCGAGGTGGGCGAGCGCGGGCTGAAGCTCTCGGGCGGCGAGAAGCAGCGGGTGGCCATCGCCCGCACCATCCTGAAGGCACCGCCCATTCTGGTGCTCGACGAGGCGACCTCCGCGCTCGACAGCCACACGGAACGGGAGATCCAGGACGCGCTCGACCGCGTGTCGCGCGGCCGCACGACGCTGGTGATTGCCCATCGCCTCTCCACCGTCATCAATGCCGACGAAATCCTCGTGCTCTCGCAGGGGCGTGTGGCCGAGCGGGGCACGCATCCGGAACTGCTCGCCAAGGGCGGCCTTTATGCCGCCCTCTGGCAGCGCCAGCGCGAGGCGGACGACGCCCGCAAGAAGCTGCTGGAGGCGGCCGCCTCACCGGAGCCGGAGGCCGAGCCGCAGCGGGAGGAGCCGCATCTCGTGGCGCATCGCGAAGAGGAGCCGAGTTCGGCCGTCTGA
- a CDS encoding TIGR00730 family Rossman fold protein, with protein MNVQAPKDPDGTMATIDSVCVYCGASKGADPRFVAEARAFGLDLAHNGIRLIYGGGGIGLMGEVASAVALNGGHVTGIIPEFLISRERAFAHKAELIVTQDMHERKRLMFERADAFVALPGGVGTLEELVEQLTWAQLGQHAKPILVLNTAGFWDPFLRLLDHMRDSAFIRDAAPVNLLVANEASEILPMLRRAVAPLSETTLHTPGDAEAVARM; from the coding sequence ATGAACGTGCAAGCCCCCAAAGACCCAGACGGCACCATGGCCACCATCGACAGCGTGTGTGTTTATTGCGGCGCGTCCAAGGGCGCCGACCCGCGCTTCGTCGCCGAGGCCCGCGCCTTCGGGCTCGATCTCGCCCACAACGGCATCCGTCTCATCTATGGCGGCGGCGGCATCGGTCTCATGGGTGAGGTCGCGTCCGCTGTGGCGCTGAACGGAGGCCATGTTACCGGGATCATCCCGGAATTCCTGATCTCCCGCGAACGGGCCTTCGCCCACAAGGCGGAACTGATCGTCACGCAGGACATGCATGAGCGCAAACGCCTGATGTTCGAACGGGCCGATGCCTTCGTCGCCCTGCCCGGCGGCGTCGGCACGCTGGAAGAGCTGGTGGAGCAGTTGACCTGGGCCCAGCTCGGCCAGCATGCCAAGCCCATCCTGGTGCTGAACACGGCCGGCTTCTGGGACCCCTTCCTCAGACTGCTGGACCACATGCGCGACAGCGCCTTCATCCGCGACGCGGCGCCGGTGAACTTGCTGGTGGCGAACGAGGCGTCCGAAATCCTGCCCATGCTGCGCCGGGCCGTGGCGCCCCTTTCGGAGACGACCCTCCACACGCCGGGCGACGCGGAAGCCGTCGCCCGCATGTAA
- a CDS encoding ArsR/SmtB family transcription factor, whose translation MNVIFIVYRRSTMMMPPADDATMSAADDTLATMLRALGHPARVAVLRTLARQEGCMCGEIVRGLPLAQSTVSQHIKILVEAGLVRAAPNGTRICYCLDKAKIAALRDDVLALFAALERPSPAETGEGAPPAAAPETAPAGDMTVKVGTHD comes from the coding sequence GTGAATGTCATCTTTATCGTCTATCGACGATCAACGATGATGATGCCCCCTGCCGATGACGCGACCATGAGTGCCGCGGACGACACCCTCGCGACGATGCTCCGCGCTCTTGGCCATCCCGCGCGGGTCGCTGTGCTGCGAACGCTCGCGCGGCAGGAGGGTTGCATGTGCGGCGAGATCGTCCGGGGCCTGCCTCTGGCGCAATCGACTGTCTCGCAACACATAAAGATCCTCGTCGAAGCGGGCCTCGTGCGTGCCGCGCCGAACGGCACGCGCATCTGCTACTGCCTCGACAAGGCTAAGATTGCCGCCTTGCGCGACGATGTCCTTGCGCTGTTCGCGGCTCTCGAACGACCCAGCCCCGCTGAGACCGGAGAGGGAGCGCCGCCTGCGGCCGCTCCCGAGACCGCCCCTGCGGGCGATATGACTGTCAAAGTGGGTACCCATGACTGA
- a CDS encoding DUF1796 family putative cysteine peptidase encodes MRYDHYISLGRNCEPAFQFRRVLQEDRSGFFSWNVTEFNSLISILDSDFSNVVQPGNLIYEGNGNLVRDKSHDYHFHWVDADLSEIHGETEALKAHQSKALYLIKKFKTVLSSTESKVLFYTTEESEVRERAEKVASLLREKFQARNFKLVVLQPMTRREDDWGVPSIANRYLDRFAPWADATDGHVRSWDAVFREFPHRDPMHLAGF; translated from the coding sequence ATGCGTTACGATCATTATATTTCTCTTGGCCGCAACTGTGAGCCGGCATTCCAGTTCCGTCGGGTCTTGCAGGAAGACCGATCTGGATTCTTTTCGTGGAATGTTACTGAATTCAATTCACTTATATCTATACTCGATTCTGATTTTTCGAACGTTGTCCAGCCAGGAAATCTGATCTACGAAGGGAATGGTAATTTAGTAAGGGATAAATCCCATGATTACCATTTTCATTGGGTAGATGCTGATCTTTCGGAGATTCACGGTGAGACGGAGGCCTTGAAAGCTCATCAGTCCAAGGCATTGTATTTGATTAAAAAGTTTAAAACGGTTCTTTCTTCTACGGAATCCAAGGTGTTGTTTTATACGACCGAGGAGTCTGAGGTGCGAGAGCGGGCTGAGAAGGTGGCCTCCCTGTTGCGCGAGAAATTCCAGGCGCGGAATTTTAAGCTGGTCGTGCTTCAGCCCATGACGCGCCGCGAAGATGATTGGGGCGTGCCTTCCATTGCCAATCGGTATCTGGACCGCTTTGCCCCATGGGCGGATGCGACCGATGGCCATGTCAGAAGCTGGGATGCGGTTTTTCGGGAGTTCCCCCATCGGGATCCCATGCATTTGGCGGGCTTTTAG
- a CDS encoding S8 family serine peptidase: MPNRSVLAKRLQYLLAATALSLLAQPALAQSANSFLTPEYYRSGALAQVNAAAAYALGFTGAGVTVAVVDSGLDTRHPEFTGRIVPGYDFAFNIPVQINEDHDTDAKTPTNSGSHGTHVAGIIAAARNGTEMQGVAYNANILPVVYNDTTNNPDTFFSAAWNYVAAQNVAIASNSLGLNDCVRRPTDKCNVTEYTRAEVDSLYPTMLASMRATAAAGTLMVFATGNEAQSSPDVLGGMPYLVPELKNNWLAVGAVDANNTIANFSNRCGVAKDWCLVAPGVAIYSTVTLGEGTGTDGGYGDKSGTSMATPVVSGVAALVKEAFPWFTAYDLQQALLTTATDLGAPGVDDVYGWGLVNAAKAVLGYGQFVTTTTLDTKGYSSTFSNDISGTGGLIKAGAGTLTLIGTNTYSGGTTIAGGTLQIGNGGTTGSITGNVLDNGTLAFNRSDALTYGGVVSGAGNLVKAGAGTLTLTGANTYTGGTTISSGTLQIGNGGTTGAIVGNVANSDTLAFKRSDTLTFGGAVSGTGRLVQAGTGTTILTGTNTYTGGTTISSGTLQIGNGGTTGSIVGNVVDNGTLAFNRSDSFIFSGAISGTGNLVKDGAGTLSLTGNNSYTGLTAVIGGQLSVNGAFASQLAIGSSGTLRGTGTLNGPLVVAGRLAPGNSPGTLTVAGPVTFASGSTFQTDIDGTGTGTGAGNYSRLVTTGSSGTVTVTGGTITPTLRGITGSATNSYTPSLGSSYTVIQTSAGLAGSFSGLAQPASGLPTSTRFDALYTPTSLSLVVTPLSYGTLAANGLASTANTNATGAALDSFRPTAGVAMAGTTGLLFGNLYTLTPAALPYALAQLSGEAHASAAAQVFEDARQVRSAIYDRLDGSAAAKAGTDSARLSKSLDIAIWATGYGGWGNASGSGAYKLDWTQSGFIGGADVEVFGNTRLGLALGTGSSAGNVGSLNSTVDNSHTDLAAYGATRFGALLAKYGVAYSWNNIDTSRTVAFSGLWNQLGSSADGNTTQVFGELSYDFRVNQAQVSPFASVAYVKQDFDAFHETGGAAALYGSTLGMTTTLTTVGARVSTDIALGNGTLTPSAKLGWQHAFGDTATGATMWFAGSNPFLVTGTPIARDALALNLGLAYGFTNNVSASVAYDGVLAADAQDSTLKANLKVAF, translated from the coding sequence ATGCCCAATCGTTCCGTTCTGGCCAAGCGCCTGCAATATCTTCTTGCCGCGACCGCCTTGAGCCTGCTGGCCCAGCCGGCGCTCGCGCAGAGCGCCAATTCGTTCCTGACCCCCGAATATTATCGCTCAGGCGCCCTGGCGCAGGTGAACGCGGCCGCAGCCTATGCCCTCGGGTTCACAGGGGCGGGCGTCACCGTCGCAGTCGTCGACAGCGGCCTCGATACCCGTCACCCGGAGTTCACAGGCCGCATCGTGCCGGGCTACGACTTCGCCTTCAACATTCCGGTCCAGATCAATGAGGATCATGATACGGACGCGAAGACGCCCACCAATTCGGGCAGTCACGGCACCCACGTGGCCGGTATCATCGCCGCCGCACGGAACGGCACGGAGATGCAGGGTGTGGCCTATAACGCCAATATCCTTCCGGTCGTCTACAATGACACCACGAATAACCCCGATACTTTCTTTTCGGCTGCCTGGAATTACGTCGCCGCGCAGAACGTGGCCATCGCCAGCAACAGCCTCGGCCTGAACGACTGCGTCCGGCGCCCGACTGACAAGTGCAACGTCACCGAATATACGCGTGCCGAAGTCGATTCCCTGTATCCGACGATGCTCGCTTCCATGCGGGCGACGGCAGCCGCCGGCACGCTCATGGTGTTCGCCACCGGCAATGAAGCCCAGTCCAGTCCGGATGTGCTCGGCGGCATGCCCTATCTGGTGCCGGAGCTGAAGAACAACTGGCTCGCGGTCGGAGCGGTGGATGCGAACAACACCATCGCCAATTTCAGCAACCGCTGCGGCGTCGCCAAGGACTGGTGCCTCGTGGCGCCGGGCGTCGCCATCTATTCGACGGTGACGCTGGGCGAAGGAACCGGCACCGATGGCGGCTATGGAGACAAGTCCGGTACCTCCATGGCGACGCCGGTCGTCTCCGGCGTCGCGGCGCTGGTGAAGGAAGCCTTCCCCTGGTTCACCGCTTATGACCTGCAGCAGGCGCTGCTCACCACCGCGACCGACCTCGGCGCGCCCGGCGTGGACGACGTCTATGGCTGGGGCCTTGTGAACGCCGCCAAGGCCGTGCTCGGCTATGGCCAGTTCGTCACCACGACGACGCTCGACACGAAGGGCTACAGCTCCACCTTCAGCAACGACATCTCCGGCACCGGCGGGCTCATCAAGGCGGGCGCCGGCACGCTGACGCTCATCGGCACGAACACCTATTCCGGCGGCACCACCATCGCAGGCGGCACGCTGCAGATCGGCAATGGCGGCACGACGGGCTCCATCACCGGCAACGTTCTGGACAACGGCACACTTGCCTTCAACCGCTCGGACGCACTCACTTATGGCGGCGTGGTGTCCGGCGCCGGCAATCTCGTGAAGGCGGGCGCCGGCACGCTCACCCTCACCGGCGCCAACACCTATACCGGCGGCACGACGATCAGCTCCGGTACGCTCCAGATCGGCAATGGTGGCACCACCGGCGCCATCGTGGGCAACGTCGCCAACAGCGACACGCTCGCCTTCAAGCGTTCCGACACGCTGACCTTTGGCGGCGCAGTCTCCGGCACCGGACGTCTCGTCCAGGCCGGCACCGGCACCACCATCCTCACCGGCACCAACACCTACACCGGCGGCACGACGATCAGTTCCGGAACGCTCCAGATCGGCAATGGCGGCACCACCGGCTCGATCGTCGGCAATGTGGTGGACAATGGCACGCTGGCCTTCAACCGCTCGGACAGCTTCATCTTCAGCGGCGCCATCTCCGGCACCGGCAATCTGGTGAAGGACGGCGCCGGCACCCTCTCGCTCACCGGCAACAATTCCTACACCGGCCTCACGGCGGTGATCGGCGGCCAGCTTTCGGTCAACGGCGCCTTTGCGTCCCAGCTCGCCATCGGCAGCTCGGGCACCTTGCGCGGCACCGGCACGCTGAACGGCCCGCTCGTGGTGGCCGGCCGCCTCGCCCCCGGCAACTCGCCCGGCACCCTCACGGTGGCCGGCCCGGTCACCTTCGCCTCCGGCTCCACCTTCCAGACCGACATCGACGGCACGGGAACGGGGACCGGCGCGGGCAATTACTCGCGCCTCGTCACAACAGGCTCCAGCGGCACGGTGACGGTCACCGGCGGCACGATCACGCCGACGCTGCGGGGCATCACCGGCAGCGCCACGAACAGCTACACGCCGAGCCTCGGCAGCAGCTACACGGTGATCCAGACGAGCGCAGGTCTTGCCGGCTCCTTCTCGGGCCTCGCCCAGCCGGCGAGCGGCCTGCCCACCTCCACGCGCTTCGATGCGCTCTACACGCCCACCAGCCTCAGCCTCGTGGTGACGCCGCTCTCCTATGGCACGCTGGCGGCGAACGGCCTTGCCAGCACCGCCAACACCAATGCTACGGGCGCGGCGCTCGACAGCTTCCGTCCGACGGCCGGCGTTGCCATGGCCGGCACCACCGGCCTCCTGTTCGGCAATCTCTACACCCTCACCCCGGCCGCTTTGCCCTATGCCCTTGCCCAGCTCTCGGGTGAGGCCCATGCCTCCGCGGCCGCGCAGGTGTTCGAGGATGCCCGGCAGGTGCGCTCGGCCATCTATGACCGCCTCGACGGCTCCGCCGCCGCCAAGGCCGGCACCGACAGCGCCCGGCTTTCCAAGAGCCTCGATATCGCCATCTGGGCCACGGGCTATGGCGGCTGGGGCAATGCCTCCGGCAGCGGCGCCTACAAGCTCGACTGGACGCAGAGCGGCTTCATCGGCGGCGCGGACGTGGAGGTGTTCGGCAACACGAGGCTCGGCCTTGCGCTCGGCACCGGCTCGTCGGCCGGCAATGTGGGCAGCCTGAATTCCACCGTGGACAACAGCCATACGGATCTCGCCGCCTATGGCGCCACCCGCTTCGGCGCCCTGCTCGCCAAGTATGGCGTCGCCTACAGCTGGAACAACATCGACACCAGCCGCACGGTGGCCTTCTCCGGCCTGTGGAACCAGCTCGGCAGCAGCGCGGACGGCAACACCACGCAGGTGTTCGGTGAACTGTCCTACGACTTCAGGGTCAACCAGGCACAGGTCTCGCCCTTCGCCTCGGTCGCCTACGTGAAGCAGGACTTCGATGCCTTCCATGAGACCGGCGGCGCGGCGGCGCTCTATGGCTCGACGCTCGGCATGACGACGACGCTCACCACGGTGGGTGCCCGCGTCAGCACCGACATCGCCCTCGGCAACGGCACGCTGACGCCCAGCGCCAAGCTCGGCTGGCAGCACGCCTTCGGCGACACCGCCACCGGAGCGACCATGTGGTTCGCGGGCTCCAACCCCTTCCTCGTCACCGGCACGCCCATCGCCCGCGATGCGCTCGCCCTGAACCTGGGACTGGCCTACGGCTTCACGAACAACGTCAGCGCCTCGGTCGCCTATGACGGCGTGCTGGCGGCGGATGCGCAGGACTCCACCCTCAAGGCCAATCTGAAGGTCGCCTTCTGA
- the pssA gene encoding CDP-diacylglycerol--serine O-phosphatidyltransferase, translating to MTLPFPPFDPNGQSTERPRRFARIPLRLLLPNMVTLLALCSGLTAVRMAIEHRMELALAAIVFAALLDGVDGRLARALKGTSRFGAELDSLADFVNFGCAPALILYLWGLDEAGSLGWIGALIFAICAALRLARFNVMLDDPNRPAFTADFFTGIPAPAGAITVLLPVYLELLGIPHVTLSAPMALIYCLAIGVLMISKVPAWSGKTLGKRVRRDMVLPLFVLFAVFAGLLASYPWLVLSVCSVLYLAMLPLSALRYRRLMAEHVAGLPPQ from the coding sequence ATGACCCTGCCTTTCCCGCCCTTCGACCCCAACGGCCAGAGCACGGAGCGGCCGCGCCGTTTCGCCCGCATTCCGCTGCGGCTGCTGCTGCCCAATATGGTCACCCTGCTGGCCCTGTGCTCGGGCCTGACCGCAGTGCGCATGGCCATCGAGCACCGCATGGAACTGGCGCTGGCGGCCATCGTCTTTGCGGCTCTGCTGGACGGCGTGGACGGGCGGCTGGCGCGGGCGCTGAAGGGCACCTCGCGCTTCGGGGCGGAACTGGACAGCCTCGCGGACTTCGTGAATTTCGGCTGCGCGCCGGCGCTCATCCTCTATCTCTGGGGGCTGGACGAGGCGGGCTCGCTGGGCTGGATCGGCGCCCTCATCTTCGCCATCTGCGCAGCACTGCGGCTCGCCCGCTTCAACGTGATGCTGGATGATCCCAACCGTCCGGCCTTCACCGCCGACTTCTTCACCGGCATTCCGGCTCCGGCAGGCGCCATCACCGTGCTGCTGCCGGTTTATCTGGAACTCCTCGGCATTCCGCACGTGACCCTGAGTGCGCCCATGGCGCTGATCTATTGCCTCGCCATCGGCGTGCTGATGATCTCCAAGGTGCCTGCCTGGTCGGGCAAGACGCTCGGCAAGCGGGTCCGGCGGGATATGGTGCTGCCGCTGTTCGTGCTCTTCGCGGTGTTTGCCGGGCTACTGGCCAGTTACCCCTGGTTGGTTCTGTCTGTGTGCAGCGTTCTCTATCTCGCCATGTTGCCGCTCTCGGCGCTGCGCTACCGACGACTGATGGCAGAGCACGTGGCGGGCTTGCCGCCGCAATAG
- a CDS encoding phosphatidylserine decarboxylase produces the protein MSVLTSIRKSLVPIHREGYPFIAIAVVIAIGLLSVSTFFGMLAVGLAIWTALFFRDPQRVTPLREGLVVAPADGRISQIGLALPPRELGLSEVPLLRISIFMNVFNVHVNRAPVTGRIEKIAYKPGLFLNAELDKASEDNERNGLIIHGPNGVVGVVQIAGLIARRIVSFVHEGETIGAGERFGLIRFGSRVDVYLPVGTRVLVSEGQLTVAGETILADYDAAPTRDIAFRVS, from the coding sequence GTGTCCGTTCTCACCTCCATCCGCAAGTCGCTCGTTCCGATCCATCGCGAGGGCTATCCCTTCATCGCCATTGCGGTCGTGATCGCCATCGGACTCCTGTCGGTGTCCACCTTCTTCGGCATGCTGGCGGTGGGCCTTGCCATCTGGACCGCGCTTTTCTTCCGCGATCCGCAGCGCGTCACGCCGCTGCGCGAGGGGCTCGTGGTGGCGCCGGCGGACGGGCGGATTTCCCAGATCGGCCTTGCGCTTCCCCCGCGCGAGCTTGGCCTCTCCGAGGTGCCGCTGCTGCGCATCTCCATCTTCATGAACGTCTTCAACGTCCATGTGAACCGTGCGCCGGTCACCGGCCGCATCGAGAAGATCGCCTACAAGCCGGGCCTCTTCCTCAATGCGGAGCTCGACAAGGCGAGCGAGGACAATGAGCGCAACGGCCTCATCATCCACGGCCCCAACGGTGTGGTGGGCGTGGTGCAGATCGCGGGCCTCATCGCCCGGCGAATCGTAAGCTTCGTGCATGAAGGCGAGACGATCGGCGCCGGCGAGCGCTTCGGACTCATCCGCTTCGGCTCGCGGGTCGATGTCTATCTCCCCGTGGGCACGCGGGTTCTCGTCTCCGAGGGGCAACTCACCGTCGCCGGCGAGACCATCCTCGCCGATTACGACGCCGCACCCACCCGCGACATCGCCTTCCGGGTCTCGTGA